In the genome of Columba livia isolate bColLiv1 breed racing homer chromosome 1, bColLiv1.pat.W.v2, whole genome shotgun sequence, the window aagccccttaagatcgagtccagccataacccaccctgtccctgccccatgtcctgagaaccccatgtccgtctgtccagccctccagggctggtgactccagcactgccctgggcagcctgttccaatgccccacagccctttggggaagaaattgttcccacatccaacctcaacctcccctgatgcaacttgaggccgtttcccgGCGCAAAAAGGGGACGTGAAATTGCTGCTGCTACCCAGACAGTGTTTATTCAATCTTCCCTGGGAAAAGTCCTGAAATCCCATCgttttcccttgttttgcagCTGCTCTCTCAGGAGCTGAGCAACGGCCTCTCCTCAGACCCCACCGTGCCCCTGGATCGACTCGCCGTCATATTTAGGTGAATAaagaggagctggggcagcccgGGCTGGGGGTGTGAGCTCTGCAGCCAAAACTGCTCATTTAAAACTAAACTAATCACAGCTCCTTTCCCCCTGATCCCCAAAATGGGCTGGAAGCAGCTTCTTCACCACGTTCAAggctctccagctgctggtcCTATTCCTGCGGGCGTTTGAGGCTCCAACCCATTGAAACACAAAACCCGACTGCTTAGAAAACTAAAAACATAACGTTTCGCTGCTTTTTCACAGACACACTAACCCCATTGTAGAGAACGGACAGATCCACCCGTGCCAAAAAGTCATTCAGGAGGTAAGTGCCGGGTTTCTGTGATTTGGGAAGGGGTGGGTGGTGGGAAGGAGTTTGACTTTTCAGCCCCTGGATGGAGAACATGGCTCTGCAAATGTCCCAAGTGCCTTAATTTCCCTGCCTGTGTGATGTTTGCATCGCTGCTATGGGGCTTTTTATCCACTCCGAGCTCTTTATTCCTATATAAATCTAATTTACGCATCCTCTAGCACAGGTTCTTGTGTTTTTTGGGGCTTGAGCGGGCTCTGCCGCAGGGATTTGGGTGTTTTTGTACCGTCTCTCAGATCTGGCCGGTGCTGTCGGAGACCCTGAACAAACACAGTGCCGATAACCGCATCGTGGAGCGGTGCTGCCGGTGCCTGCGCTTCGCCGTGCGCTGCGTGGGGAAAGGCTCGGCCGCGCTCCTGCAGCCGCTCGTCACCCAGGTACAGCCCGGGGGGACAAAACCCCCCGTTCTCGGGGCCTTTCGGGGCGCTGGGACGCGGCGGTGCCGGCGGGTGGGTGACGGTGTGTCCCCGCAGATGGTGAACGTGTACCGGGCGCACCAGCACTCCTGTTTCCTCTACCTGGGCAGCATTTTGGTGGACGAGTACGGGATGGaggagggatgcaggcagggccTGCTCGACATGCtgcaggtgggtgctgggagcCGGCGGGTTCGGTTCCTGTTATCTGAATCATCAAATAAGCCGGGAAAGGGCTTCAaagtcatcgagtccaacccttaaCCCAAaagtgtccctgagaacctcatctctgtccaaccctccagggctggtgactccagcactgccctgggcagcctgttccaatgccccacagccctttggggaagaaattgttcccacatccaacctcaacctcccctggcgcaacttgaggccgtttcctctgctcctggcgcttgttcctggggagcagagcccgacccccctggctccaagctcctttcaggcagttcagagatcagaaggtctcccctcagctcctgttctccagctgaacccccaggtccctcagccgctccatcacattgtgctccagcccctcaccagctccgttcccttctctccactcgctccagcacctcaagctctttcttggcgtgaggggcccagaactgcccccaggattggcggtttgtcctccccaggtcccagcacagggacggtcactgccctgggcctgctggccacaccagtgctggtcccagccaggatgctggtggcctcttggccacctggacacacgctggctcatgttcagtcactggcaccaacacccccagctccttttccagccactcttccccagctgcagcgtccatggggttgttgtgaccccaGTGCAGGACCCAGCCTCATTGTAACCATGACTAATTGCTAACGAATCCCCACCCCTTGGCAGGCGCTGTGCATCCCCACCTTCCAGCTCCTCGAGCAGCCCAACGGCCTCCAGAACCACCCGGACACCGTGGACGACCTGTTCCGCCTGGCAGCCAGGTACCCACACCAGGAACGCCACAGCCCCCTCTCCTCGTGGCGGGGTCCCCACAGGCAGGATCCTCCCTTCCCAGTGTCCCCTCACATCCGTCCGTCTGTCCTCAGGTTCATCCAGCGCAGCCCCGTCACGCTGCTCCGCAGCCAGGTGATGATCCCCATCCTGCAATGGGCCATTGCCGCCACCACCCTGGATCACCGCGACGCCAACTGCAGCGTCATGAAGTTCCTCCGCGACCTCATCCACACCGGGGTGGCCAACGACGTGAGTCACCCGGGGGTGTCACCCTGGTTTGTCACCGCTGTCCTGCCGCCAGAGCCAGGCCACCGCGGTGGAGACGCTCCCAGAGCGAGGGGCAGCGTCTCTGTCCCCATACGCTGCTCACCcccttcttctctctgtctttctctctgtctttctctctgtctttctctctgtctttctctctgtctttctctctgtctttctctctgtctttctctctgtctttctctctgtctttctctctgtctttctctctgtctttctctctgtctttctctctgtctttctctctctctttctctctctctttctctctctctttctctctctctttctctctctctttctctctctctttctctctctctttctctctctctttctctctctctttctctctctctttctctctctctttctctctctctttctctctctctttctctctctctttctctctctctttctctctctctttctctctctctttctctctctctttctctctctctttctctctctctttctctctttttgtttctttctcttttctttcccctttctttctgtttctttctctttcctttctcctccttctttcctctttctttgttcctccctccttcctcccttcttctttcctctttccttcctcccttcctccttcttccgtCTGTCGTCCTCTTCCGTCTGTCGTCCTCTTCCGTCTGTCGTCCTCTTCCGTCTGTCGTCCTCTTCCGTCTGTCTTTGTgtgtctttctctttcctcctcctttcctccttgctcTGGCAGCACGAGGAAGACTTTGAGGTGCGGAAGGAGCTCATCAACCAGGTGATGAcccagctgggccagcagctcgTCAACCAGCTGCTGCACACGTGCTGCTTCTGCCTCCCGCCCTACACGCTGCCCGACGTGGCCGAGGTGCTCTGGGAGATCATGCAGATCGACCGGCCGGTGAGAACCGCGGGGTCCgccccagacccccccaaaccGCCGCCTGCTCGGGGTGTCGCGTCCTGAATCGTGTCCGTCTCCTGCGTCCCGCAGACGTTCTGCCGCTGGCTGGAGAACTCGCTGAAGGGTTTGCCCAAGGAGACCACGGGAGGAGCCATCCAGGTCACGCACAAACAGCTGACGGACTTCCACAAGCAGGTGACAAGGTGAGCGTCACCGCGGCACGGGGGACATCCCTGGGCTGTCACCTGGGCACCTTCTGCCCTCCAAAGCTCTGTCACGCATGTCACTGCTGTGAATTGTCTCCCAAAGCGTGTCCGCAGGAGCCGAGGGGGTGGCAGGATGTCACCATGTCACCCCCAGCCCGTGACACCACTCCGGCGGCTCATTGGGCCGTTCCCAGTACAAACCAGTTGGGGACAGTCTGGCTGTGGGATGCAGGTGTCACCTTTTCCAGCCCCAAGTGGGTTTTTCTGCTCCTGCCTGAGCCCTGTGAACTGTCCCCGAGCCACCAGCCGCCACCAACACCAGATCAGCCCCTGGGGCGACCCCGGGATGTCCCCTCTGCCTGGCCTGTCGCTTCCAGTCCCCAGTTTGGGGACATTGTCTGCTCGGCCCCCACTCGCTCCCGCAccccctgcctggctctgtctcAGCCCCAGAAAAATCCCAGAGCCCAAATCCCCGCTTGGGCTTTTCCCCGTGTGTCCGGCCACCACCCTGGTGACACGCAGGTCCCCTCTGGGGACAGTCAGGGGCTGCCCAGCCCTGACAATGTCCCTACGTGTCCCCAGCACCTCAGGGCTGAGCGGGCATCACCCTGTCCCCACCACGGGGCTGTTGGGGTGGACACCTTCCCTGCGCCCCGAATGTCACCCCTGAATGTCACTCCCGAATGTCACCCCACTGATGTCACCCGTGTCTTTGCAGCGCTGAGGAATGTAAACAAGTGTGTTGGGCGCTGAGGGATTTCACCCGTCTGTTCCGATAGCTCCTGCCCCACACAGCGCCCGCCCCCAGGTGAGAGCCCCTGTGGGACCCccaccccatgggacccccaccCCACGGGACCCTAATCCTGCCCTGTGGTGACCGTCACCCCACAGGGATCGTCCACCACATGGGACAGTCACGCTACGGGGACCTTCAACCCATGGGACTGTCACCCTGCCCCACAGCGACACGCACCCCATAGGGATCACCACCCCGCCCCATGGGGACGGTCACTCCACGGGAaccaccccctgccccatgggACTGTCACCCCATGGGACCGCCACCCCACAGTGACCCTCACCCTGCCCCATGGGATTGTCACATCACAGGGACCTTCACCCTATGGGACTGTCACCCTGCCCCACAGTGACCCTCACCCCACGGGGACCATCCCCTGCCCCATAATGAACCATCACCCCATGGTAACCCTCACCCCATGGGGACTGTCACTCTGTGGGGACTGTCCCCTGCCCAGTGGTGACCCTCACCCCACGAGGActgtccccctgccccatgGGAGGGTCATGCCATAGGGACTGTCACCCTATGGGATCCTCACCCTGCCCCATGGTGACCATCACCCCATGGGGACTGTCACTCCACAGGGaccaccccctgccccatgggACTGTCACCCCATGGGGACTGCCACCCCACAGTGACCCTCACTCTGTGCCATGGGCTTGTCACATCATGGGGACCTTCACCCTATGGGACTGTCACCCTGCCCCACAGTGACCCTCACTCTGTGCCATGGGCTTGTCACATCATGGGGACCTTCACCCTATGGGACTGTCACCCTGCCCCACAGTGACCCTCACTCTGTGCCATGGGCTTGTCACATCATGGGGACCTTCACCCTATGGGACTGTCACCCTGCCCCACAGTGACCCTCACCCCACGGGGACCATCCCCTGCCCCATAATGAACCATCACCCCATGGTGACCCTCACCCCATGGGGACTGTCCCCTGCCCCATGGGAGGGTCATGCCATCGGGACTGTCACCCCATGGGATCCTCACCCTGCCCCATGGTGACCATCACCCCATGGGGACCGTCACTCCACAGGGACAATTCCCTGCCCCGTGGTGACTGTCACCCCGTGGGGACCATCTGCCCCATGGAACCATcacaccccagggaccccatAGCACTGTCACTGACCCACCGTGACCCTCACCCCATGGGGACCATCACCCCAAGGGGACTGTCCCCTGCCCTGTGGTGACACTGCAGCCGTGTCACCCCAGGCAAGGACTGACCCCCGGCCCCTCCCCCAGGAATGTCTTTTAATTAGAAGACAGAAAACGAAGAAAAATCCCGAGAATGTGTCCCACACTGAGCCGCGGTCCCGGCGGCCGGGGGTCGTCCCTCGCTCCAGCGCGTCCCCAGAGCCGGGGCAGGACAGCGGCTCCGGGACCCGCGCATCCGCGTCCCCAGGGGGGGAAgtaacaaaacacaccaaaaccccccaaacccgCCACCGCCCAGCGGAGCGAAACCACAGAGCGGAGCCGAAAAACTCTGTGAAACGGGAAAATACGATCATTACGAAAAACAACCAACACACAAACACTAAAAAGttatttcaggaaagaaaacgGGGGGTTTTAAATAGATTTAGGAAAAGCCGGTGGCTGCGGGGTCCGTCCCCCTCCCCGCGTCCTGCCCGCGGGGCCCCCAGGAGCCGCAGCGGGACGGACTCTTTCAATATAGAAATATTATATTTgggtttgctgctttttttggaAGTTTCAGTTTTTGGTTTCTTTGAAGTATTTTGGGGTTTATGTGGTTGGGTTTGGGCCCGGCTGGAGCGGGGGGGCCCGGGCGGGAGCTGCTCCCGCGGGGGCGGAGCCGTCGTGgcgaaaaacaataaaaaacaaccaaaaaaaatggaaaaaacaaatgaaaagccGAATTCTGGGCTGGTTCTTCTCTGGGGTCACGTCTGGTGTTGGGTggccctgtccccactgtccccagccctgtccccagccctccccccactgtccccagccctggaggggcTCAGACTCCAGTGCAGATCcattttcttgctctttcaCCCCAAAACTGGGGGGAGGTGAATCCAGCATCTCCAGGGGGTGGGGACAGCGATGGGaccacccatgggtgacccAACCAGGGTTCTTCCCTTGTGTGGTGGCCACGCTGTGCATGTCACCGATGTCCCCAAAACTGTGGGGAGGTGAATCCAGCATCTCCAGGGGGTGGGGACAGCGATGGGACCAGcggggacacccatgggtgacCCAACCGCGGTTGTCCCCTTGCGTGGTGGCCACGCTGTGCATGTCCCCAAAActgtgggggggtggggaggtgaATCCAGCATCTCCAGGGGGTGGGGACAGCGATGCGACCAGCGGGGTCACCCATGGGCACGCAGCGGGGTTGTCCCCTCGCGTGGTGGCCACGCCGTGCGTGTCCCCGGTGTCATGGGGGGAGCCCCCAGGCCCCGGTTTGGGGGtcgggggccgggggggccggcGGCAGccgctgctggtgctgccagagctggtgaAGCTCCTTGAACTGCTCCACCAGCCGGTCCTTGAGGTCGGGGTGCGAGATGTGCAGGGGGACGCTGTCGGCCGACCAGGACAGCTCCCCCGAGAACATCTCCAGGAGCAGCCGCGCCGCCACCGGCACCACCTGCGAGAGCCGTCACACCGTCACACCCCGTGGTGACACTGGCACACCCCGTGGGGGACACCACACCCCGTGAGGGACACCATCACACCCCGTGGGGGACACCGTCACACCCCCGTGGTGACACCGGCACCCCGGGGTGGCCCTGCGACTCACCTGCACCGTGATGAGTTTTTTCTCCTTGGGCTTCTGGTCAGGCCACTCCTCGCCGAAGCAGAAGAAGATCTCGAAAGGGGGCGGCGTGGAGGTCTGGCCCTTCTGGAACAGGATGAGGCCTGGGGGGCCCAAGGCTGCGGTGATGCCATGTGGTCCCAGTGCCACCATGGATGACACCCCACCATGGGTAGTGTCCCACCATGGATGGCATCCCACCATGGACAGGGTTCCACCATGGATGGCGTCCCACCAGGGATAGTGTCCCACCATGGGTAGTGTCCCACCATGGATGGCGTCCCACCATGGACAGGGTCCCACCAGGGATAGTGTCCCACCATGGATGGCATCCCACCATGGACAGGGTCCCACCATGGATGGCGTCCCACCATGGATAGGGTCCCACCATGGGTAGTGTCCTACCATGGATGTCGTCCCCCCATGGATGGCGTTCCACCATGGATGACATCCCATCACAGATAGTGTCCCGCCATGGATTACATCCCACTGTGGTTGACGCCCCACCATAGATAGTGTCCCACCATAAATCATGTCTCACGATGGATGGTGTCCCACCAAGGATGACGTCCCACCATAGTGTCCCACCATAGACAGTGTCCCACCATAAATCATGTCTCACTATGGATGGTGTCCCACCAAGGATGACGTCTCACCATAGTGTCCCACCACAGTGTCCCACGATAGTTAGTGTCCCACCATGGATGGTGTCCCACCGTGCCATCAGGTTACCATGGGCTGTTGGGGTCACCCCACCCCAACCTAGACCCCCGTTCCAGCTGGTGTCCCCCCGTCCCAGCTTGGTCCCCCAATGCCATCAGGTCCCCATTGGGCTGCTTGCTGTCCCCCATCCCATCTTTGTCCCCTCATCCCATCAGGTCCCCACATGCAGCctggtgtccccacatccccgttggtgtccccccatcccagcTGATCCCTCCACCCCATCCAATCTCCCCAAGGGTCACAGGAGGACACCCCCTCCCCACCATCTCCTCTCACCGTTGAGAAACCCCTCCAGGCTGAAGAGCTTGGTCTTCTTCTCCCTCTCAATGGGGTTGGGGCCGGTGGGGGGGCCGGCGCAGGGGCCGGTCCAGAAGACCTTGCACTGGCAGAGCCGGATGGCATAGAGGTCCtggccctgcagctccaggatCAGCCCCCGGTCCAGCACGTCCAGCAGCTGGTGGGTGTAGAAGCGTTGCTTCTCGTTGGGGATGGTGTCGGGGGCCGGGAAGCGGACCTGCTCCAGCGTCAGTGGCCCGAACAGCTCCACCTGCTCCTGCGTGGGCTCCAGGCTGCTGTGGAACAGGCGGCAGCCGTGGGGGTTGCTGATGGTGAGGACGCACACCTGGCGGCCCCGGTACTGGAACTTGATCTCCAGGTCGGTCACTGGTGGAGGGACGTGGGTGTCAATGGCCCAGTGGGGACCACACCATGGACACACCATCCAGCCGCCCTCAGGGACGCACAGCCATGGGCACCCACGTCTAAccaccccatggccaccacATGCCCATGGCCACCTCATCCAACCACCCCATGGACACCCATGTCCAAccaccccatggccaccacATGCCCATGGCCACCCCATCCAACCACCCCATGGACACCCATGTCCAACCACCCTACACCCATGGACACCCATGTCCAACCATCCCATGGCTACCACATGCCCATGGCCACCCATGTCCAGCCACCCCAGGGCCACCACATGCCCATGGCCACCCCATGGGCACCCCACACCCATGGACGCCCATGTCCAATCACCCCATGGGCAACCTACACCCATGGAGACCCCACCCAGTCACCCCATGGCCACTCCATACCCTGTGGACACACCACACCTATGGACATCTCAACCAGCCATCCCACACCCATGGACACCCCACAGCCATGGGCATCCACGTACTACCACCCAACCCCAACGGCCACCACATGCCCACGGCCACCACCATCCAGCCACCCTACACTCATAGCTACATACCCATGGACACCCGCTTCCAGCCATCCCACCCCATGGACACACATGTCCAAccaccccatggccaccacATGCCCATGGCCACC includes:
- the IRF5 gene encoding interferon regulatory factor 5 isoform X2 — translated: MDPPRRVRLRPWLVAQVSSQRYPGLRWLDPERRRFTIPWRHATRHPHGPPEHDTIFKAWAQETGKFREGVDAPDPPKWKATLRCALNKSREFRLLFDGTKATPLRPYKVYELCEGPPADDADEDDYGCEEEDDDNQLQGMMSLSINDPQHGGDLLPPYPWPEEDPNFGTGCPPGPFVPPPPALLPGDVGGTHGTPELPPAPQTGPPLGPPTACPMAPLEHGTPNLLISPHMLPLTDLEIKFQYRGRQVCVLTISNPHGCRLFHSSLEPTQEQVELFGPLTLEQVRFPAPDTIPNEKQRFYTHQLLDVLDRGLILELQGQDLYAIRLCQCKVFWTGPCAGPPTGPNPIEREKKTKLFSLEGFLNGLILFQKGQTSTPPPFEIFFCFGEEWPDQKPKEKKLITVQVVPVAARLLLEMFSGELSWSADSVPLHISHPDLKDRLVEQFKELHQLWQHQQRLPPAPPAPDPQTGAWGLPP
- the IRF5 gene encoding interferon regulatory factor 5 isoform X1, encoding MDPPRRVRLRPWLVAQVSSQRYPGLRWLDPERRRFTIPWRHATRHPHGPPEHDTIFKAWAQETGKFREGVDAPDPPKWKATLRCALNKSREFRLLFDGTKATPLRPYKVYELCEGPPAARLSPADDADEDDYGCEEEDDDNQLQGMMSLSINDPQHGGDLLPPYPWPEEDPNFGTGCPPGPFVPPPPALLPGDVGGTHGTPELPPAPQTGPPLGPPTACPMAPLEHGTPNLLISPHMLPLTDLEIKFQYRGRQVCVLTISNPHGCRLFHSSLEPTQEQVELFGPLTLEQVRFPAPDTIPNEKQRFYTHQLLDVLDRGLILELQGQDLYAIRLCQCKVFWTGPCAGPPTGPNPIEREKKTKLFSLEGFLNGLILFQKGQTSTPPPFEIFFCFGEEWPDQKPKEKKLITVQVVPVAARLLLEMFSGELSWSADSVPLHISHPDLKDRLVEQFKELHQLWQHQQRLPPAPPAPDPQTGAWGLPP